The following proteins come from a genomic window of Fontisubflavum oceani:
- a CDS encoding alpha/beta hydrolase: MSSDFVTRYLAVLALLTLASCAPRAALVIAPSARDVSQIERVFVASSRVYDGASFTSERLEGLGFTQFDVAIPPNREIGEVSWPQGEVDIEEDFVVTQADRFRDATAFRAGLRAAVAAQPAEAREVMVFVHGFNNTFADGLYRTAQIRHDFEIPGVAVHYSWPSLSSPFGYAYDRDSALFARDGLEQFLREIARTGSHNMVLVAHSVGSELLMESLRQLRIAGAHDIIDRISGVVLMSPDIDVQVFRSQAARLSPLPEPFFIFTSQRDRALRLSALVSGEPSRLGNIGTIEDVAEFNVTLIDVSEFRGGDALNHNTVVTSPAMIRLLSRAEAVNSAFEGQDNSPIGLLPGTVLSLQNATQVILTPNL, from the coding sequence TTGAGCAGCGATTTTGTGACACGGTATCTCGCAGTTTTGGCACTCCTGACGCTCGCGTCCTGCGCACCCCGCGCAGCGCTGGTCATCGCGCCCAGCGCCAGAGATGTCAGCCAGATCGAGCGGGTTTTCGTCGCCAGTAGCCGCGTTTATGACGGCGCCAGCTTCACAAGCGAGCGGCTCGAGGGGCTTGGCTTTACCCAGTTCGATGTCGCGATACCGCCCAATCGTGAAATCGGTGAGGTGAGCTGGCCTCAGGGCGAGGTGGATATCGAAGAAGACTTCGTTGTCACGCAAGCGGATCGGTTTCGGGATGCGACCGCTTTCCGCGCTGGTCTCCGCGCTGCTGTCGCCGCCCAACCCGCTGAGGCCCGCGAAGTCATGGTGTTTGTCCATGGGTTCAACAACACGTTTGCCGACGGGCTCTACCGGACCGCGCAGATTCGCCATGATTTCGAGATCCCCGGCGTGGCCGTGCATTACTCGTGGCCCAGCCTTAGCTCGCCCTTTGGATATGCATATGATCGCGACAGCGCCCTCTTTGCGCGGGATGGGTTGGAACAGTTCTTGCGGGAAATTGCGCGCACCGGCTCTCACAATATGGTGCTGGTTGCCCATTCGGTCGGTTCGGAATTGCTGATGGAAAGCTTGCGCCAACTCCGTATCGCGGGGGCGCATGATATCATCGACCGGATCAGCGGCGTGGTCCTGATGTCACCCGATATCGACGTGCAGGTCTTTAGAAGCCAAGCGGCACGGCTTAGCCCGCTGCCTGAGCCATTCTTCATTTTCACATCCCAACGGGATCGGGCCTTGCGGCTCTCGGCGCTGGTGAGCGGCGAACCTTCACGCCTAGGCAATATCGGCACAATCGAGGACGTGGCAGAGTTTAATGTAACCTTGATTGATGTGTCGGAATTCCGGGGCGGCGATGCGCTCAACCACAACACGGTCGTGACGTCTCCCGCGATGATCCGGCTCTTGAGCCGCGCCGAAGCTGTGAATTCCGCCTTTGAGGGGCAAGATAACAGCCCGATTGGCCTTTTGCCGGGGACGGTGCTGAGCCTGCAAAACGCGACACAGGTGATATTGACGCCGAATCTTTAA
- a CDS encoding Smr/MutS family protein — MDHGLHRQMIRGKLKPEARLDLHGLTLADAHPRLIHFIQSAAAEQKRLVLVITGKGKDRDDPGPIPIRRGVLRHQVPAWLNAPPLGALVLDIRQAHIRHGGDGAYYVYLRRMR, encoded by the coding sequence ATGGATCATGGACTGCATCGGCAGATGATCCGTGGCAAACTCAAGCCCGAGGCGCGGCTCGATCTGCATGGGCTGACCCTTGCGGACGCGCATCCGCGCCTCATCCACTTCATCCAGAGTGCGGCGGCAGAGCAGAAGCGGCTGGTCTTGGTGATCACCGGTAAAGGCAAGGATCGCGACGATCCTGGCCCGATCCCGATCCGCCGGGGTGTGTTGCGCCATCAGGTTCCAGCCTGGCTCAACGCTCCGCCGCTTGGCGCGCTGGTATTGGATATCCGGCAAGCACATATTCGCCATGGGGGCGACGGCGCTTACTACGTTTACCTCCGACGCATGCGTTAA